The following coding sequences lie in one Cloeon dipterum chromosome 1, ieCloDipt1.1, whole genome shotgun sequence genomic window:
- the LOC135933911 gene encoding uncharacterized protein LOC135933911 encodes MKLFVIVLIAFHLIGNDVESQTSKFNINQFISTSLREWTSKIQSESFNCAQQCRSLILNLNRDVPTLPPFFFNVIVQIKTTVNCSGELRRLQPICTGRFRFLDVVQIGGNQYWFPLTRQSTYFSAQKFCRSKGLDLASLRNQSLEGYLISTYLKYYTNMLNLTTTRFNFWDGRADRKLDAASALICSSFSLNISDFRGMVAVRANETCTNINNFICEVPTLCYRDICRGNFISRFTVTPSPAGAVTTTPGPLVANLTPPFYICEQCHLNHQIMFTAPCTELNCPTCTPKMTFDRTGAKECNGKYYFFYDSKFSYYSAVTACCDLGMQPVNINSDDDVECIKTYLYEKGFKPSDMENGRWMWTSATDQGTNCNGRFAWCGTNTPVNGLSRMPIDPANMTDSDCLALFVRSSSTNDFTFQLATKTCILNFPVLCEAKAPPEVPRTSALMRSGTCSDFAKSCPKGAETLDRTIQQNEIYRRAGGIKSALICNKYYQVYTGVLPFDGALKACTDNRLEMATIFNYEELNCLRDFHLALRFGNDLRDMEATGEKVFLKSSDRSCDGAPLHWCNTGSSVSQHLIRPGQSKAGQNSAKCLGVDIKLSRYGLTTLPCEIQYPTICKENTTCVNPTCPTVNCAKYMSVAPNSEKNVCGTTYIILEEKKTMKDALETCCQMGMGLLSIESVEEQNCLYRFMKANMISVTKVWTSATDIGCKSKFAWCTTGEMLAYDSFNSFQNQPKTGNFFTDENCVSASFEGSLGQTLLIREQCGAILPYICEVTRTKFLAGNYSGPESPSLNYNFNTTQL; translated from the exons ATGAAATTATTCGTCATAGTTTTGATCGCGTTTCATTTG ATTGGAAATGATGTAGAATctcaaacttcaaaattcaACATCAATCAGTTTATTTCAACTAGCCTTAGAG AATGGACATCAAAAATCCAGTCGGAGTCATTCAATTGTGCCCAACAATGCCGcagtttgattttgaatttaaatagggACGTTCCTACTCTACCTCCGTTCTTTTTTAATGTCATCGTACAGATCAAAACGACCGTCAACTGCTCAGGAGAA TTGCGACGATTGCAGCCCATTTGCACCGGCAGGT tTCGCTTTCTAGATGTCGTGCAGATAGGTGGTAACCAGTATTGGTTTCCGTTGACTCGACAG tcaaCGTATTTTTCTGCGCAAAAATTCTGCCGTTCCAAAGGACTTGACTTGGCCTCACTAAGAAATCAATCGCTGGAAGgctatttaatttccacctaCTTGAAATACTACACAAACATGC TTAATCTAACAACCACGCGGTTCAATTTCTGGGATGGCAGAGCTGACCGAAAACTCGACGCAGCAAGTGCATTGATTTGCTCGTCGTTTTCACT CAACATCAGTGATTTTCGAGGAATGGTTGCTGTCCGGGCTAACGAGACTTGCACCaacatcaataattttatatgtgAAGTTCCGACACTTTGCTATAGGGACATCTGTCGCGGAAACTTCATTTCGAGATTTacg gtGACACCATCTCCCGCCGGTGCAGTGACTACCACGCCAGGGCCCTTGGTGGCAAATTTGACACCGCCGTTTTACATCTGCGAACAATGCCAT CTCAATCACCAGATAATGTTCACGGCGCCTTGTACGGAATTGAACTGTCCAACATGCACTCCTAAAATGACATTTG acCGGACAGGAGCGAAGGAATGCAAtgggaaatattatttcttctaCGATAGCAAA TTTAGCTACTACTCCGCGGTTACTGCCTGTTGCGATCTTGGAATGCAACCAGTCAACATTAATAGTGATGACGATGTGGAGTGCATCAAAACCTATCTCtacg aaaaaggTTTCAAGCCGTCTGATATGGAAAATGGCAGGTGGATGTGGACGTCTGCCACTGACCAGGGCACCAACTGCAACGGCCGCTTCGCTTGGTGCGGCACGAACACACCGGTCAACGGTCTGTCCAGAATGCCCATAGACCCGGCCAACATGACCGACTCGGACTGTCTGGCTCTGTTCGTGAGGTCGTCCAGCACCAACGATTTCACCTTCCAACTAGCCACAAAAACCTGCATTTTGAACTTCCCCGTGTTGTGCGag GCTAAAGCGCCGCCGGAAGTGCCGCGAACATCTGCCCTAATGAGAAGTGGTACGTGCAGCGATTTTGCGAAGAGCTGCCCTAAAGGAGCTGAAACCTTGGATAGG ACTATTCAACAAAACGAGATCTATAGAAGAGCAG GGGGGATAAAGTCGGCGTTGATATGCAACAAGTACTACCAAGTATACACTGGAGTG TTACCATTTGATGGCGCTCTGAAAGCATGCACTGATAATCGATTGGAAATGGCAACAATCTTCAACTATGAAGAATTAAATTGTCTTCGGGATTTTCACTTAGCCCTGAGATTCGGCA ATGACCTGAGGGACATGGAAGCAACTGGCGAAAAGGTTTTCTTGAAATCGAGTGACAGGTCATGCGACGGCGCTCCCTTGCACTGGTGCAACACGGGAAGCTCTGTCAGTCAGCACCTGATAAGGCCAGGCCAGTCCAAGGCGGGCCAAAACTCCGCCAAGTGCCTCGGCGTTGACATCAAGCTGTCCAGATACGGCCTAACGACCCTCCCGTGCGAAATCCAATATCCCACCATTTGCAAG GAAAACACCACGTGCGTCAACCCTACTTGTCCCACAGTGAACTGCGCG aaatatatGTCTGTTGCGCCAAacagtgaaaaaaatgtatgcgGCACAACCTACATCATTTTGGAGGAAAAA AAAACAATGAAGGATGCTCTGGAGACGTGTTGTCAAATGGGCATGGGTCTCCTGTCCATTGAGTCAGTCGAAGAGCAAAACTGCCTCTACAGGTTCATGAAAGCCAACATGATCAGTGTGACTAAAGTGTGGACGTCTGCAACCGACATCggctgcaagagcaaattcgCGTGGTGCACGACTGGCGAGATGCTCGCCTACGACAGCTTCAATAGCTTTCAGAATCAACCTAAGACAGGCAATTTCTTCACCGATGAAAATTGCGTCAGCGCCAGCTTTGAGGGCAGTCTAGGCCAGACGCTTTTGATCCGCGAGCAATGCGGTGCCat TTTGCCGTACATATGCGAAGTGACTAGAACTAAATTTTTGGCTGGGAACTACTCCGGGCCTGAATCTCCGTCTCTCAACTACAATTTCAACACAACCCAGCTATAA
- the LOC135948070 gene encoding putative inhibitor of apoptosis — MDLSALHRYPDFKDEFFRCTKFPQKWDFRYTKGELAENGFFSVDNSPWVVCFSCGLQINVEIDNRDSLQAQHAAKSPSCSMVTGNHSINVPLPHKTIYKCEKDRLYSFLTSHFPWPVDVYNLAKNGFYYDRTKKSSCCFHCKLQIGSWGQGDTAATEHMKYNANCSFYLKGEGVENVPIGQEDTDLGRQVIQSALAEENASKQSSTLHVVEPPKIPRYKEKKDRVATFSTWPASMKQRPGELADAGFFYTSRGDMVQCYQCGGGFKFWGRDDVPWEQHAIGFPECPLVRAIANKHKKFLNLKRTKESTIVAVRNPDQTEEQETKIEIDGGDSSMAVEENREMKEVRLCKVCLSNELGIVFLPCAHMVTCPDCAPQLTTCPICRSNFCAYVRAFLP; from the exons ATGGATCTTTCCGCTCTGCACCGCTACCCTGACTTCAAAGACGAATTTTTCCGATGCACTAAGTTTCCTCAAAAGTGGGACTTCAGATACACAAAGGGCGAGTTAGCAGAAAACGGTTTCTTCAGCGTCGACAACAGCCCATGGGTGGTGTGCTTTTCTTGCGGTCTGCAGATCAACGTTGAAATCGACAACAGGGACAGTCTGCAGGCGCAGCACGCAGCCAAATCTCCTTCGTGCTCCATGGTGACCGGCAATCACAGCATCAATGTTCCACTACCCCACAAAACCATCTACAA ATGTGAGAAGGACAGGCTCTACTCCTTCCTGACCAGCCACTTTCCCTGGCCTGTGGACGTTTACAATCTGGCCAAAAATGGTTTCTACTACGACCGCACCAAAAAGTCTTCCTGTTGCTTCCACTGCAAACTTCAAATCGGAAGCTGGGGCCAAG gcGATACTGCGGCGACAGAGCACATGAAATACAATGCCAACTGCAGTTTCTATTTGAAAGGTGAAGGAGTCGAAAATGTGCCCATTGGACAGGAAGACACGGATCTTGGTCGACAAGTTATCCAATCCGCACTTGCTGAGG aaaatgccTCAAAGCAGTCAAGCACACTTCATGTTGTCGAACCGCCTAAGATCCCTCgatacaaagagaaaaaggaTCGTGTAGCCACGTTTTCAACTTGGCCCGCAAGCATGAAGCAGAGACCTGGAGAGCTTGCCGACGCCGGATTTTTCTACACCT CTCGAGGTGACATGGTTCAATGCTATCAGTGTGGAGGAGGCTTCAAATTCTGGGGCCGAGATGACGTGCCCTGGGAGCAGCACGCGATAGGATTTCCAGAGTGCCCCCTGGTCAGGGCGATAGCAAACAAGCACAAGAAGTTCCTTAAT CTGAAACGGACCAAGGAATCAACCATTGTTGCTGTGAGGAA CCCAGATCAAACAGAGGAGCAAGAAACCAAGATCGAGATCGATGGAGGCGACTCCAGCATGGCAGTGGAAGAGAACAGGGAAATGAAAGAGGTGCGTCTGTGCAAGGTGTGTCTTAGCAACGAGCTCGGCATCGTTTTTCTGCCGTGCGCCCACATGGTCACCTGTCCCGACTGCGCGCCACAGCTCACCACCTGTCCCATTTGCCGGTCAAACTTTTGCGCCTATGTTCGCGCTTTTCTGCCCTAA
- the LOC135948072 gene encoding regucalcin-like: MNSPNHRESTMGTSVREFFIILALAGHIAANSVPLTCAVAEEAKINVGGKEVLIEAITEPVIFGEGPHWSPSHNCLYFIDIDAGIVLKYNATDGSFARIFIPPGDNPVTFIIPTIENENEFAISRRREVLVVGIDDLNIATILRSVATVEPNLPDNRFNEARADTRARLWAGTLGPEGPNGELPAGAGSLYRLNDDATFTLVNSNIDVSNGIAWSLDNSKMYYIDTGTLRVDVFDYDIETGTASNRRPFFDYAANNVSGVPDSMSIDSQGNLWVACYAGSQVIQISAESGQVLQSVQFPVTLVTSAVWGGENFDVLYVTTSRHRLTDDDLALQPLAGSVFRVTGLGVTGLPAQNVKLPPIIRRT; this comes from the exons ATGAACTCACCGAATCACAGAGAGAGCACGATGGGCACAAGTGTAAgggaatttttcataattttggcTCTTGCCGGCCACATTGCAGCCAACTCTGTTCCGCTAACCtg TGCGGTTGCTgaagaagcaaaaataaatgttggtGGAAAAGAGGTGCTGATCGAAGCCATCACAGAGCCGGTGATTTTTGGCGAAGGTCCGCACTGGTCGCCAAGTCACAACTGCCTTTACTTCATTGACATTGATGCGGGAATTGTGCTTAAGTACAATGCTACCGACGGCTCTTTCGCTCGAATTTTCATTCCACCAGGAGATAACCCTGTCACCTTCATCATCCCGACAAtcg aaaatgaaaacgaaTTCGCCATCAGCAGGCGCCGAGAAGTGTTGGTGGTGGGCATCGACGATCTCAACATAGCGACAATATTGCGCTCTGTGGCGACAGTGGAGCCAAATCTGCCAGATAATCGCTTCAACGAGGCCAGGGCTGACACGAGAGCAAGACTCTGGGCAG GAACTTTGGGACCTGAAGGCCCCAACGGTGAGCTACCCGCAGGCGCTGGCTCTCTTTACAGGCTGAATGACGATGCCACCTTTACTCTGGTCAACTCCAACATCGACGTTAGCAACGGCATCGCGTGGAGCCTGGACAACAGCAAAATGTACTACATCGACACTGGCACCCTTCGCGTGGACGTGTTTGACTACGACATCGAAACTGGCACTGCAA GCAACAGAAGACCATTCTTCGACTACGCGGCGAACAACGTTTCTGGTGTGCCCGACTCAATGAGCATTGATTCCCAAGGAAACCTCTGGGTTGCCTGTTATGCAGGTTCTCAG GTGATCCAAATCAGCGCTGAAAGCGGCCAGGTACTGCAGTCGGTCCAGTTCCCTGTGACTCTAGTCACTTCTGCGGTTTGGGGAGGAGAAAACTTTGACGTTCTCTACGTGACCACCTCCAGGCACAGACTGACCGACGATGACCTCGCTCTGCAGCCCTTGGCGGGCTCGGTTTTCAGGGTCACTGGTCTAGGAGTCACAGGACTACCAGCCCAGAACGTCAAACTGCCGCCAATCATAAGGAGAACGTAA